A single Cryomorphaceae bacterium DNA region contains:
- a CDS encoding glycosyltransferase, with product MSKPDLLCLATPNWEGDYAKTIVEIMTELSQDFRILYVDYAFTFKDVLKGHPDLPLERIKNKAQSLRALETKRGTEIHVLTPPAIWPINPLPAGPLYRFFLKQNNARIRRRVRWAMAELGMNDPLVVDAFNPAVGRYNTTSLGKGRWIYYCYDNIAAAPWLKKHGTYLEKEFIPLTDGVMTTSPGIQREKEPLHNRVGLVRNGVDFELFHSGFRDQALRADENAAPILGYIGSIDDRIDYQLLEALYQAMPQAEIHFVGRVMDEGLVASWRNRDRVVFHGAHPLEKLPEFLSTFSAALIPFVSNEFTKGIYPLKINEYLAAGVPVISTRFADLSDFETSVDLCEGHETFVQAVQSAVLEDDAEKRRRRAEVAQGNSWSARAETFKSLLREWFPGEY from the coding sequence ATGAGTAAGCCTGACCTCCTTTGCTTGGCCACACCGAATTGGGAGGGAGACTACGCCAAAACGATTGTTGAGATCATGACGGAGTTGTCCCAGGATTTTCGAATCCTATATGTGGACTATGCCTTTACATTTAAAGACGTGCTCAAGGGCCACCCGGATTTGCCTCTCGAACGAATTAAAAACAAGGCTCAATCGCTTCGTGCCCTCGAAACTAAGAGGGGTACGGAAATCCATGTTTTAACCCCTCCAGCCATCTGGCCGATAAACCCGCTCCCGGCAGGACCCTTGTATCGTTTCTTCCTGAAGCAGAACAATGCACGGATTCGCCGCCGCGTTCGCTGGGCTATGGCCGAACTCGGAATGAATGACCCCTTGGTCGTCGACGCCTTTAATCCGGCCGTAGGCCGATACAATACAACTTCTTTAGGCAAGGGGAGATGGATTTATTACTGTTATGACAACATTGCAGCGGCTCCATGGCTCAAGAAGCACGGGACTTATTTGGAGAAGGAGTTCATTCCGCTTACGGATGGCGTGATGACGACCTCGCCCGGAATTCAGCGCGAGAAAGAGCCACTCCACAATCGGGTAGGTCTTGTTCGGAATGGCGTAGATTTCGAGTTGTTTCACTCCGGTTTTAGAGATCAGGCCCTACGGGCCGATGAAAACGCTGCGCCAATCTTGGGCTACATCGGATCCATCGATGACCGCATTGACTATCAATTACTCGAAGCCCTATATCAAGCCATGCCTCAGGCCGAAATCCATTTTGTCGGTAGGGTGATGGACGAAGGGCTCGTAGCTTCTTGGCGAAACCGAGATCGGGTGGTCTTCCACGGAGCCCATCCACTGGAAAAGCTCCCAGAATTTTTGTCTACGTTTTCCGCTGCCCTCATTCCCTTTGTGAGCAACGAGTTTACGAAGGGTATATACCCTCTGAAAATTAATGAGTATTTGGCTGCTGGGGTACCCGTTATCAGTACTCGGTTTGCCGATTTGAGTGACTTTGAGACGTCCGTTGATCTATGCGAAGGTCACGAAACCTTTGTGCAAGCTGTCCAGAGCGCTGTGTTGGAGGATGACGCGGAGAAAAGAAGGAGAAGGGCCGAGGTAGCTCAGGGAAACTCTTGGAGCGCCCGTGCAGAAACGTTTAAGTCGTTGCTGAGGGAGTGGTTCCCTGGGGAATATTAG
- a CDS encoding TolC family protein, with the protein MKRLLVIISLFFSVFAQAQFNEPIDSAALELRWIDTVKVTLNSYIPPVDILLDTALKHSPKLAFYNAIVKQREFEVGVAKKEWMHGIRLGGQAQAGNLGSEALNDINLGYIGAVWVQIPLSSIVGRPDEVGAAESLLESARYRADDIEREIIEDVLEEYNQLQLSQRLLVIKADARETAILLMEMAEKGFEDGDLSVSDLARTTDLKSKILTEYEVVRTDYENSYHRLERLVGLPFSRFDRY; encoded by the coding sequence ATGAAGCGTTTGTTGGTCATCATATCGCTGTTTTTCTCTGTGTTCGCCCAGGCTCAATTCAACGAGCCCATCGATAGCGCGGCACTCGAGTTGCGTTGGATTGATACGGTTAAAGTAACCCTGAATAGTTATATCCCTCCGGTCGATATTCTTTTAGATACGGCTTTGAAGCACAGCCCAAAATTGGCGTTCTACAATGCTATTGTCAAGCAACGCGAATTTGAAGTCGGTGTGGCCAAAAAAGAATGGATGCACGGCATTCGTTTAGGGGGACAAGCACAAGCCGGTAATTTGGGGTCTGAAGCCTTGAATGACATTAACTTGGGTTACATTGGTGCCGTTTGGGTACAAATTCCACTTTCTTCTATAGTTGGTAGACCTGATGAGGTGGGAGCAGCAGAGTCTCTACTTGAAAGTGCGCGATACCGAGCCGATGATATTGAAAGGGAAATCATTGAAGACGTACTAGAGGAGTACAATCAGCTGCAGCTATCGCAACGGCTGCTGGTCATCAAGGCCGATGCCCGGGAAACGGCCATCCTTCTGATGGAGATGGCGGAAAAGGGATTTGAGGACGGCGATTTATCAGTGAGTGACCTAGCTCGAACCACAGATTTGAAGAGTAAAATACTTACTGAATACGAAGTTGTGCGCACTGATTACGAGAATTCGTATCACCGGCTAGAAAGACTCGTCGGACTTCCATTCAGTAGATTTGATAGGTACTAA